A single window of Nicotiana tomentosiformis chromosome 1, ASM39032v3, whole genome shotgun sequence DNA harbors:
- the LOC138909113 gene encoding secreted RxLR effector protein 161-like, with translation MISQQKYIKELLKRFEMESSKIIDTPIATATRLDMDEPGSPINETMYRGIIGSLLYLTTSRPDIIFSVGLCAKFQSNPKESHLKASKRILRYLKGTQDLVLYYPSGDNFDLIGYADADYAGYRVDRKSTSGMAYFLGSCLISRGTRKQNSVALSTTEAEYVVAASCFCSTAVD, from the coding sequence ATGATAAGTCAGCAAAAGTACATCAAAGAGCTTCTGAAGAGATTTGAGATGGAGAGTTCAAAGATCATTGATACACCTATTGCCACTGCCACTCGCCTTgatatggatgaacctggttctcctATAAACGAGACTATGTATAGAGGCATTATTGGGTCACTTCTGTATCTCACAACAAGTAGACCAGACATTATTTTCAGTGTGGGACTCTGTGCCAAGTTTCAATccaatccaaaggagtctcatctGAAGGCTTCAAAGAGAATTctgaggtatctcaaaggaacgcaggacctggttctctactatccctcaggAGATAACTTTGACTTGATAGGGTATGCTGATGCTGACTATGCTGGTTATCGGGTGGATAGGAAAAGCACTTCTGGTATGGCATATTTTCTTGGTTCATGTCTAATCTCACGGGGCACAAGAAAACAAAACTCAGTGGCCCTTTCAActactgaagctgagtatgtggtAGCTGCCTCTTGCTTTTGCTCAACTGCTGTAGATTAA